One Hevea brasiliensis isolate MT/VB/25A 57/8 chromosome 5, ASM3005281v1, whole genome shotgun sequence genomic region harbors:
- the LOC110639782 gene encoding probable calcium-binding protein CML36, whose amino-acid sequence MKQFIKAISPKRLFRSKKDRSIVSRSDPSSYSYGATSSSSSDSSVSNHKRDSRGGVVDFGTPTSVLPEITVDWSDSSCDINSELVQAFKLIDRDNDGIISRNELEALLLRLGTKPPSQEEVATMLREVDHDGDGYISVEALMSRIGSPYDPAADDELKVAFEFFDTDQDGKITAEELHEVYKALGDERCTLDDCRRMIEEVDKNGDGFVCFEDFSRMMELQR is encoded by the coding sequence ATGAAACAGTTCATCAAAGCAATCAGTCCCAAACGCCTGTTCCGATCCAAAAAGGACCGATCTATTGTCTCCAGATCCGACCCTTCATCGTATAGCTATGGTGCGACATCGTCTTCGTCGTCGGACTCTTCTGTTTCCAACCATAAGCGTGATTCGAGAGGCGGTGTGGTTGATTTCGGAACGCCTACCAGTGTTCTCCCCGAAATAACGGTTGACTGGTCAGATAGCTCCTGCGATATTAATTCAGAGCTAGTTCAGGCGTTTAAGCTGATAGACAGGGATAATGATGGGATTATTTCAAGGAACGAGTTAGAGGCGTTGTTACTCCGATTGGGAACCAAGCCCCCTAGCCAAGAGGAGGTGGCGACGATGTTGAGAGAGGTGGATCACGACGGCGATGGTTACATAAGCGTGGAGGCTCTAATGAGCCGGATCGGCTCGCCCTACGACCCAGCGGCGGACGATGAGCTGAAAGTGGCTTTTGAGTTCTTTGACACGGATCAGGACGGGAAAATAACAGCCGAGGAGCTACACGAAGTTTACAAAGCACTCGGGGACGAGCGGTGCACGTTAGACGATTGCCGGCGCATGATAGAAGAGGTCGATAAGAATGGGGATGGGTTCGTATGCTTCGAGGATTTTTCACGCATGATGGAGCTTCAAAGATGA